In Paracoccus jeotgali, the following are encoded in one genomic region:
- a CDS encoding N-formylglutamate amidohydrolase, which produces MPSRATTEEDLAPELLRPARWESGVIVCSPHSGRDYPQWFLDESHLTMVELRSSEDAFMDRMIRPALAAGAVTLTARVPRSIVDLNRAAQEFDPLTLTCRSGKPASPRALAGLGVIPRVVAGGRPIRARPIALAEAKRRVETYWRPYHATLRGLIDEARARFGGVIVLDMHSMPHDAISHLVGPLPQVVLGDRHGQGCGPVLRDRLAGLIRDAGFRFRLNAPFSGAYMVSNYGRPAQNVHVMQIEIDRAMYLDAQRMQPSAGYEACAARVGRFLERAARLHPSEGATSLAAE; this is translated from the coding sequence ATGCCATCCCGAGCCACGACCGAGGAAGATCTTGCCCCGGAATTGCTGCGCCCGGCGCGGTGGGAAAGCGGCGTCATCGTCTGCTCGCCCCATTCCGGGCGCGATTATCCCCAGTGGTTTCTGGACGAAAGCCACCTGACCATGGTCGAGCTGCGCTCGTCCGAGGATGCCTTCATGGACCGGATGATCCGGCCCGCGCTGGCGGCAGGGGCGGTCACGCTGACCGCACGCGTCCCGCGCAGCATCGTCGATCTGAACCGGGCGGCGCAGGAATTCGACCCGCTGACGCTGACCTGCCGCAGCGGCAAGCCGGCCTCGCCCCGCGCGCTGGCCGGCCTGGGGGTGATTCCGCGCGTGGTCGCGGGCGGGCGCCCGATTCGCGCCCGGCCCATCGCGCTGGCCGAGGCCAAGCGCCGAGTCGAGACCTATTGGCGGCCCTATCACGCGACCCTGCGCGGCCTGATCGACGAGGCGCGGGCGCGATTCGGCGGGGTCATCGTGCTGGACATGCATTCGATGCCGCATGACGCGATCTCGCATCTGGTCGGGCCGCTGCCGCAGGTGGTGCTGGGCGACCGGCACGGGCAGGGCTGCGGGCCGGTGCTGCGCGACCGGCTGGCCGGGCTGATCCGGGATGCCGGCTTTCGCTTTCGGCTGAACGCGCCTTTTTCCGGGGCCTATATGGTGTCGAATTACGGCCGCCCGGCGCAGAACGTGCATGTGATGCAGATCGAGATCGACCGCGCCATGTATCTGGACGCGCAGCGGATGCAGCCCTCGGCGGGTTACGAGGCCTGCGCGGCGCGGGTGGGGCGGTTTCTGGAACGCGCGGCGCGGCTGCACCCCTCCGAAGGCGCGACCTCGCTGGCGGCGGAGTAG
- a CDS encoding copper amine oxidase, which translates to MRLLKTTLAAGLTVAAALAGSAAFAHPLDGLSGDEIRRTTEILREAGEADGDTLYPLIELKEPPKDQVLAWQPGDSLDRRVIVDYATPDGFKRAIVNLTAGSVEESAPTEGQPMILFGEFMKAMQVALSDPRMVEGLEKRGVKADEAFCLPLTAGNFLTPEYEGTRMMKVPCYKAPSESSNWYAKPLEGLYAMVDLQQSKVVDVIDIGELPAPTDNWGYTEAEIAERAPLRDRGNPPHLVQEGGPNFTMEDGLVNWDIWRFRWRTDKRPGLVLSEVDVKDGEEWRSVLYQAHLSEVFVPYMDPSEGWYWRTYMDSGEYGFGLFLTPLRRDVDCPSFATFLPAVVNDDAGNPLEIPDAVCIFERNIGDPAWRHFEVFAQGENQFTPAEGRPETELVVRTASEVGNYDYLIDYRFKQNGQIEIQIGATGLDAVKGSATTHMDDPTAEEDTKYGSLIAPHLIAPNHDHYFNFRLDFDVDQPANMASTLDIVPAENLPDVPRKSMWQVKEVMADSELNARYTFSAFKPRYFHVMNHDRKGPLGHNPAYMIHHGNVAYGPYDFDNDPPFKRNRYLEYSLWNTVYDPDQRYAGGTFAMQSDGTDTLAQWVEDDQSLENADIVSWFTAGFHHIPRTEDWPVMSTDWKTIHIMPMNFFAMNPAATIRLPASDEAALPDSAEEAATEATETDITDKAGDEAAAENAAADATAPAADGAADTATEAEAEAEGEADADANAEPASDTLDQALDAALGGAETAAEVTAEEATEAADAAAEAAREALSEAQEVLQGQDAQTLDTAPAPTPAQ; encoded by the coding sequence ATGAGACTTCTGAAAACCACACTTGCCGCAGGGCTGACCGTTGCCGCCGCGCTGGCCGGCAGCGCGGCCTTTGCCCATCCGCTGGACGGCTTGTCCGGCGACGAGATCCGCCGCACCACCGAGATCCTGCGCGAGGCGGGCGAGGCCGATGGCGACACGCTTTACCCGCTGATCGAGCTGAAGGAACCGCCCAAGGATCAGGTCCTGGCCTGGCAGCCGGGCGACAGCCTCGACCGCCGCGTCATCGTCGATTACGCCACGCCCGACGGGTTCAAGCGCGCCATCGTCAACCTGACCGCCGGCAGCGTCGAGGAAAGCGCGCCGACAGAAGGCCAGCCGATGATCCTGTTCGGCGAGTTCATGAAGGCGATGCAGGTCGCGCTGTCCGATCCGCGCATGGTCGAGGGGCTGGAAAAGCGCGGCGTCAAGGCCGACGAGGCGTTCTGCCTGCCGCTGACTGCCGGCAACTTCCTGACCCCGGAATATGAAGGCACGCGGATGATGAAGGTGCCCTGCTACAAGGCGCCGTCCGAAAGCTCGAACTGGTATGCAAAGCCTCTCGAGGGGCTGTATGCGATGGTCGATCTGCAGCAATCCAAGGTCGTCGACGTCATCGACATCGGCGAACTGCCCGCGCCCACCGACAACTGGGGCTATACCGAGGCCGAGATCGCCGAACGCGCGCCGCTCCGCGACCGGGGCAACCCGCCCCATCTGGTGCAGGAAGGCGGCCCGAACTTCACCATGGAGGACGGCCTCGTCAACTGGGACATCTGGCGCTTCCGCTGGCGCACCGACAAGCGCCCCGGCCTGGTCCTGTCCGAGGTGGACGTGAAGGACGGCGAGGAATGGCGCAGCGTGCTCTATCAGGCGCATCTGTCCGAGGTCTTCGTGCCTTACATGGACCCGTCCGAGGGCTGGTATTGGCGCACCTATATGGACAGCGGCGAATACGGCTTCGGTCTGTTCCTGACGCCGCTGCGGCGCGATGTGGACTGCCCCTCATTCGCGACCTTCCTGCCGGCCGTGGTCAATGACGATGCCGGCAACCCGTTGGAGATCCCGGACGCCGTCTGTATCTTCGAACGCAATATCGGCGACCCGGCATGGCGCCATTTCGAGGTCTTCGCCCAGGGCGAGAACCAGTTCACCCCCGCCGAGGGCCGGCCGGAAACCGAACTGGTCGTCCGCACCGCCTCCGAGGTCGGGAATTATGACTATCTGATCGACTACCGCTTCAAGCAGAACGGCCAGATCGAGATCCAGATCGGCGCCACCGGGCTGGACGCGGTCAAGGGGTCGGCCACGACCCATATGGACGATCCGACCGCCGAAGAAGATACGAAATACGGCAGCCTGATCGCGCCGCATCTGATCGCGCCGAATCACGACCACTACTTCAACTTCCGCCTCGATTTCGACGTCGATCAGCCGGCGAACATGGCCTCGACGCTGGACATCGTGCCGGCGGAAAACCTGCCCGACGTGCCGCGCAAGTCGATGTGGCAGGTGAAAGAGGTGATGGCCGATTCGGAACTGAACGCGCGCTATACCTTCAGCGCCTTCAAGCCGCGCTATTTCCATGTGATGAATCACGACCGCAAGGGGCCGCTTGGCCACAACCCGGCCTATATGATCCATCACGGCAATGTCGCCTACGGGCCCTATGATTTCGACAACGACCCGCCCTTCAAGCGCAACCGCTATCTGGAATACAGCCTGTGGAACACGGTCTATGACCCCGATCAGCGCTATGCCGGCGGCACCTTCGCGATGCAGTCGGACGGCACCGACACGCTGGCGCAGTGGGTCGAGGACGACCAGTCGCTGGAGAACGCCGACATCGTGTCGTGGTTCACGGCGGGCTTCCACCACATCCCGCGGACCGAGGACTGGCCGGTCATGTCGACCGACTGGAAGACCATCCACATCATGCCGATGAACTTCTTCGCCATGAACCCGGCGGCAACCATCCGCCTGCCGGCCAGCGACGAGGCCGCCCTTCCCGACAGCGCCGAGGAAGCCGCCACCGAAGCGACCGAGACCGACATCACCGACAAGGCCGGTGACGAGGCTGCGGCCGAAAACGCCGCCGCCGATGCGACGGCACCTGCGGCGGATGGGGCTGCCGACACCGCGACCGAGGCTGAGGCTGAGGCTGAGGGTGAGGCCGACGCCGACGCTAACGCAGAACCGGCGAGCGACACGCTGGACCAGGCGCTCGACGCCGCGCTCGGCGGCGCCGAAACCGCCGCCGAGGTGACGGCCGAGGAAGCCACCGAGGCCGCCGACGCCGCCGCCGAAGCCGCGCGCGAGGCGCTGAGCGAGGCGCAAGAGGTGCTGCAGGGTCAGGACGCGCAGACCCTCGACACCGCGCCAGCGCCGACGCCCGCGCAGTAA